Proteins encoded by one window of Brienomyrus brachyistius isolate T26 unplaced genomic scaffold, BBRACH_0.4 scaffold32, whole genome shotgun sequence:
- the LOC125721144 gene encoding HMG domain-containing protein 3-like isoform X1 has protein sequence MCELEECWQYQLLVRRSRLVFSECHHIRSLEYCTEVAEEEILHARVLDEMVACKFFAAAKKAVCLKRQRLALKAGAPFSVLVDLGGSKSYICLSIHDSTTYFSRLGRMMVTFSMKNNTWHCPCAKPHMSCPHKNIAKWHIFQINRNLFRTQLDSKPDTASQSKQEQATEDLKRAVKYIYERKKIPASLPEDTTAKPPSDYPSDLIPAETSCVLCSSSPKFDMPVNITNMAKIVTTLGIAENISTYFKRCPECQMTYRYQEWQDGLHNFDDHLVLSLELCLYLRHSLQNHISVSRAIDTLQNLRKKQFPPTDRILHAYCHFEALTSTDCTYACVLCSYWPSVVVMDLHKKAVFNLAVSDLKDPPVSYTGEQSIVDFWDAINLEMISSGFVPSQAQNPCAVKPNYEFWAPWIGPMTRKSDKVLNTEHEKMSGVKSSTEVALTLVSEDRLVDELMKQKVSTVRKLCKACNVCFKGSHTDLVIRLREEMKTRQTYDKVFQKIWGASGGWSVIVCPHGIVYSLKFNLRAESPRDFADLLLSWKHFPNVCVYDFARGLATHTNLRLPAILPFHPFEGRVAQPTVENIQSAEMKKLQACLYIAVDAPFDYTVSEEESMTTQEETLSLPHSEEPKVMTDLKTARKWYQDHHELFESPVVLPRILRMEDGDVIRSLEKLKNTEYYTEEERDTIVYPFLFQFSNVQDMHLFLENTADKGLIVFCCLV, from the exons AGCTGGAGCACCTTTTTCTGTCCTTGTTGATCTTGGTGGGTCAAAgtcttatatttgtttatccatCCATGACTCCACAACATATTTCAGTCGCCTTGGAAGAATGATGGTTACGTTCAGTATGAAGAACAACACGTGGCATTGTCCATGTGCTAAGCCACATATGTCATGTCCTCATAAGAACATTGCAAAGTGGCACATCTTTCAAATTAACAGGAACTTGTTCAGAACTCAGTTGGATTCAAAGCCTGACACAGCTTCACAGTCCAAACAGGAACAGGCAACAGAGGACTTGAAGAGGGCAGTGAAATACAtttatgaaagaaaaaaaattccagCAAGTCTTCCAGAGGACACAACTGCAAAACCACCATCAGACTACCCATCAGATTTAATTCCAGCGGAGACTTCATGTGTCCTTTGCTCAAGCAGTCCAAAGTTTGACATGCCAGTGAATATTACAAATATGGCCAAAATAGTAACAACCCTTGGAATTGCTGAAA atatttcaACCTACTTTAAGAGATGTCCTGAGTGTCAGATGACTTACCGTTATCAGGAGTGGCAAGATGGACTTCATAACTTTGATGATCATCTTGTGTTGAGCCTTGAACTATGTCTTTATTTAAGACACAGTCTTCAG AACCACATTTCTGTTTCAAGGGCTATCGATACTCTGCAAAATTTGCGGAAAAAACAGTTTCCACCGACAGACAGGATTTTGCATGCCTACTGCCACTTTGAGGCACTAACCAGCACAGATTGCACATATGCTTGTGTTCTGTGTAGCTACTGGCCTTCTGTTGTGGTGATGGACCTGCATAAAAAGGCTGTTTTTAATTTGGCTG TCAGTGATCTCAAAGATCCACCTGTCAGCTATACTGGTGAGCAAAGCATTGTGGATTTCTGGGATGCTATCAATTTAGAGATGATTTCTTCTGGCTTTGTTCCCA GTCAGGCACAGAACCCTTGTGCTGTTAAACCAAATTATGAATTCTGGGCACCTTGGATAGGGCCAATGACCAGGAAAAGTGACAAAGTACTCAACACAGAACATGAGAAAATGTCAGGTGTCAAGTCATCTACTGAAGTGGCACTTACACTTGTATCTGAAGATCGGCTGGTTGATGAATTGATGAAACAAAAA GTGAGCACTGTCCGAAAATTGTGCAAGGCCTGTAACGTTTGTTTCAAAGGGTCCCATACTGACCTTGTTATCAGACTAAGGGAGGAGATGAAAACGAGACAGACATATGACAAAGTATTTCAGAAGATCTGGGGCGCTTCTG GTGGATGGTCAGTCATTGTGTGTCCACATGGAATTGTGTACAGCTTAAAATTCAACCTTAGAGCAGAGAGTCCAAGGGACTTTGCAGATTTGCTTCTTTCCTGGAAGCACTTTccaaatgtgtgtgtatatgattTTGCCCGTGGGCTAGCTACACATACTAACTTGAGGTTACCAGCCATCTTGCCTTTTCATCCATTTGAAGGAAGAGTGGCACAGCCTACTGTGGAGAACATTCAGTCAGCTGAGATGAAAAAACTTCAG GCTTGTCTATACATTGCTGTTGATGCCCCTTTTGACTACACAGTT TCTGAAGAGGAGTCCATGACAACCCAGGAGGAAACTTTATCTCTCCCACACTCTGAA GAGCCAAAAGTAATGACAGACCTGAAAACTGCAAGAAAATGGTACCAAGATCACCATGAACTCTTTGAGTCTCCTGTGGTCCTTCCCAGAATCCTCAGAATGGAGGATGGTGATGTGATTAGATCACTGGAGAAACTTAAAAATACTGAATATTACACTGAAGAAGAGAGAGATACCATCGtgtatccctttttatttcagttttcaaATGTTCAAGACATGCATTTGTTTTTAGAAAACACAGCCGACAAGGGCTTAATCGTGTTTTGTTGTTTAGTGTAG
- the LOC125721144 gene encoding HMG domain-containing protein 3-like isoform X5, producing MDLHKKAVFNLAVSDLKDPPVSYTGEQSIVDFWDAINLEMISSGFVPSQAQNPCAVKPNYEFWAPWIGPMTRKSDKVLNTEHEKMSGVKSSTEVALTLVSEDRLVDELMKQKVSTVRKLCKACNVCFKGSHTDLVIRLREEMKTRQTYDKVFQKIWGASGGWSVIVCPHGIVYSLKFNLRAESPRDFADLLLSWKHFPNVCVYDFARGLATHTNLRLPAILPFHPFEGRVAQPTVENIQSAEMKKLQACLYIAVDAPFDYTVSEEESMTTQEETLSLPHSEEPKVMTDLKTARKWYQDHHELFESPVVLPRILRMEDGDVIRSLEKLKNTEYYTEEERDTIVYPFLFQFSNVQDMHLFLENTADKGLIVFCCLV from the exons ATGGACCTGCATAAAAAGGCTGTTTTTAATTTGGCTG TCAGTGATCTCAAAGATCCACCTGTCAGCTATACTGGTGAGCAAAGCATTGTGGATTTCTGGGATGCTATCAATTTAGAGATGATTTCTTCTGGCTTTGTTCCCA GTCAGGCACAGAACCCTTGTGCTGTTAAACCAAATTATGAATTCTGGGCACCTTGGATAGGGCCAATGACCAGGAAAAGTGACAAAGTACTCAACACAGAACATGAGAAAATGTCAGGTGTCAAGTCATCTACTGAAGTGGCACTTACACTTGTATCTGAAGATCGGCTGGTTGATGAATTGATGAAACAAAAA GTGAGCACTGTCCGAAAATTGTGCAAGGCCTGTAACGTTTGTTTCAAAGGGTCCCATACTGACCTTGTTATCAGACTAAGGGAGGAGATGAAAACGAGACAGACATATGACAAAGTATTTCAGAAGATCTGGGGCGCTTCTG GTGGATGGTCAGTCATTGTGTGTCCACATGGAATTGTGTACAGCTTAAAATTCAACCTTAGAGCAGAGAGTCCAAGGGACTTTGCAGATTTGCTTCTTTCCTGGAAGCACTTTccaaatgtgtgtgtatatgattTTGCCCGTGGGCTAGCTACACATACTAACTTGAGGTTACCAGCCATCTTGCCTTTTCATCCATTTGAAGGAAGAGTGGCACAGCCTACTGTGGAGAACATTCAGTCAGCTGAGATGAAAAAACTTCAG GCTTGTCTATACATTGCTGTTGATGCCCCTTTTGACTACACAGTT TCTGAAGAGGAGTCCATGACAACCCAGGAGGAAACTTTATCTCTCCCACACTCTGAA GAGCCAAAAGTAATGACAGACCTGAAAACTGCAAGAAAATGGTACCAAGATCACCATGAACTCTTTGAGTCTCCTGTGGTCCTTCCCAGAATCCTCAGAATGGAGGATGGTGATGTGATTAGATCACTGGAGAAACTTAAAAATACTGAATATTACACTGAAGAAGAGAGAGATACCATCGtgtatccctttttatttcagttttcaaATGTTCAAGACATGCATTTGTTTTTAGAAAACACAGCCGACAAGGGCTTAATCGTGTTTTGTTGTTTAGTGTAG